One Cellulosimicrobium protaetiae genomic region harbors:
- a CDS encoding MBL fold metallo-hydrolase, whose product MDRPSGTPPWPPSETSPDTSSDGPSDGPSGPDAPDAPTLRVVVAPVFGTNCTVVSAPGGDCVVVDAGAGVADAVVAHVRSAGLVPRAVLATHGHVDHTWDAAELADRFDVPVVLHAADAYRLADPFGSLEHGRTAAVAGERGTHRALVSGPLGAALAAAGARPQDYREPARVETFDVPAGEERTLRWGALGLRAVGAPGHTEGSTLYLVGEPGAGVVLSGDVLFAGSVGRTDLPGGDGATMARTLRDVVGRLDPEWDVLPGHGPATTVARELATNPFLAR is encoded by the coding sequence GTGGACCGACCCTCCGGCACGCCGCCCTGGCCCCCGTCCGAGACCTCACCCGACACCTCGTCCGACGGCCCGTCCGACGGCCCGTCCGGCCCGGACGCCCCGGACGCCCCGACGCTGCGCGTCGTCGTCGCACCGGTCTTCGGGACCAACTGCACCGTCGTGAGCGCTCCCGGTGGCGACTGCGTGGTCGTCGACGCGGGTGCGGGCGTCGCGGACGCCGTCGTCGCCCATGTGCGGTCGGCGGGACTGGTGCCGCGGGCCGTGCTCGCGACGCACGGGCACGTGGACCACACGTGGGACGCGGCCGAGCTCGCGGACCGGTTCGACGTCCCCGTCGTCCTGCACGCGGCGGACGCGTACCGTCTCGCGGACCCGTTCGGCAGCCTCGAGCACGGGCGGACCGCAGCCGTGGCGGGAGAGCGCGGGACGCACCGCGCGCTCGTCTCCGGTCCGCTCGGTGCGGCGCTCGCGGCTGCCGGTGCCCGGCCGCAGGACTACCGCGAGCCGGCGCGCGTCGAGACGTTCGACGTCCCCGCGGGGGAGGAACGCACGCTGCGGTGGGGCGCGCTCGGGCTGCGCGCGGTCGGCGCCCCCGGTCACACCGAGGGCTCCACGCTCTACCTCGTGGGCGAGCCCGGCGCGGGGGTCGTGCTCAGCGGCGACGTCCTCTTCGCAGGGTCCGTCGGCCGCACCGACCTGCCGGGCGGGGACGGCGCGACGATGGCCCGCACGCTGCGCGACGTCGTCGGGCGTCTCGACCCCGAGTGGGACGTGCTGCCGGGGCACGGCCCTGCCACGACCGTCGCGCGCGAGCTCGCGACGAACCCGTTCCTCGCGCGCTGA
- a CDS encoding peptidylprolyl isomerase has translation MSTKSREREQARRREEKWDRHVAQLRAKRQRTWSIVGVVAALVVIGVAVWWALSATQGPGTEAGTDAGGGTGTAPTATGEHTLPPASAAEGRDWTSTLTTSAGDLTLTLDGAAAPQAVASFVSLAESGYFDGTSCHRLTTSGIYVLQCGDPTGTGTGDPGYKFGPVENPPSDDVYPAGTVAMARQGGDAESMGSQFFLVYEDSTIPPDAAGGYTVFGTITSGLDVVQAVADAGTQDGSGDGSPATPVTIEGVETQ, from the coding sequence GTGTCGACGAAGAGTCGCGAGCGCGAGCAGGCGCGTCGTCGCGAGGAGAAGTGGGACCGTCACGTGGCCCAGCTCCGCGCGAAGCGCCAGCGGACCTGGTCGATCGTCGGCGTCGTGGCGGCGCTCGTCGTGATCGGCGTCGCGGTGTGGTGGGCCTTGTCGGCCACGCAGGGGCCGGGCACGGAAGCCGGCACCGACGCGGGCGGCGGCACCGGGACGGCACCCACGGCGACCGGCGAGCACACGCTGCCTCCCGCGTCCGCCGCCGAGGGGCGCGACTGGACCTCGACGCTCACCACGAGCGCCGGCGACCTCACGCTCACGCTCGACGGTGCCGCCGCCCCGCAGGCCGTGGCGAGCTTCGTGTCCCTCGCGGAGTCCGGGTACTTCGACGGCACGTCGTGCCACCGCCTCACGACGTCGGGCATCTACGTGCTCCAGTGCGGCGACCCGACGGGCACGGGGACCGGCGACCCCGGCTACAAGTTCGGCCCCGTCGAGAACCCCCCGTCCGACGACGTGTACCCGGCCGGGACCGTCGCGATGGCGCGCCAGGGCGGCGACGCGGAGTCGATGGGCTCCCAGTTCTTCCTCGTCTACGAGGACTCGACCATCCCGCCCGACGCGGCGGGTGGTTACACGGTGTTCGGCACCATCACGTCCGGCCTGGACGTCGTCCAGGCAGTCGCTGACGCGGGGACGCAGGACGGATCCGGCGACGGGTCCCCCGCCACCCCGGTCACCATCGAAGGAGTTGAGACCCAGTGA
- the hisS gene encoding histidine--tRNA ligase yields the protein MARPTPLSGFPEWLPDGRIVEQHVLDTLRRVFELHGFGGIETRAVEPLDQLLRKGETSKEVYVLRRLQEEAEGNEADAARQGRADKQLGLHFDLTVPFARYVLENAGHLAFPFKRYQIQKVWRGERPQDGRFREFTQADIDVVGAGELPYHYEVELPLVMAEALGALRDIGVPEVRVLVNNRRVAEGFYRGLGIDAVDEVLRQIDKLDKVGPEKVAALLVAEAGATPEQAEACLALAAISGSDTGVVDRVRALAAEHGVVSDLLDTGLAELGALIEAASVRAPGVVVADLKIARGLDYYTGSVYETVLVGHEQLGSICSGGRYDTLASDGANTYPGVGLSIGVSRLVSRLLSAGLVRATRAVPSAVVVAVTSEETRGASDAVATALRSRGVPVEVAPAAAKFGKQIRYADRRGIPFVWFPGRVEEDGTRSPDQVKDIRSGEQVDADAATWAPPAEDLRPRVVPATD from the coding sequence ATGGCCAGGCCCACACCCCTCTCCGGTTTCCCCGAATGGCTCCCCGACGGTCGGATCGTCGAGCAGCACGTCCTCGACACCCTGCGCCGGGTGTTCGAGCTGCACGGGTTCGGCGGGATCGAGACGCGCGCGGTCGAGCCGCTCGACCAGCTGCTGCGCAAGGGCGAGACCTCCAAGGAGGTCTACGTCCTCCGCAGGCTGCAGGAAGAGGCGGAGGGCAACGAGGCCGACGCGGCCCGCCAGGGCCGGGCCGACAAGCAGCTCGGCCTGCACTTCGACCTCACCGTCCCGTTCGCGCGCTACGTGCTGGAGAACGCCGGGCACCTCGCGTTCCCCTTCAAGCGGTACCAGATCCAGAAGGTGTGGCGCGGCGAGCGCCCCCAGGACGGCCGGTTCCGCGAGTTCACGCAGGCGGACATCGACGTCGTCGGTGCGGGCGAGCTGCCGTACCACTACGAGGTCGAGCTGCCGCTCGTCATGGCGGAGGCCCTCGGCGCGCTGCGCGACATCGGGGTGCCCGAGGTCCGCGTCCTCGTGAACAACCGCCGCGTCGCCGAGGGCTTCTACCGTGGGCTCGGGATCGACGCCGTGGACGAGGTCCTGCGCCAGATCGACAAGCTCGACAAGGTCGGCCCCGAGAAGGTGGCCGCGCTGCTCGTCGCCGAGGCCGGCGCCACGCCCGAGCAGGCCGAGGCGTGCCTCGCGCTCGCCGCGATCAGCGGCAGCGACACCGGCGTGGTCGACCGGGTGCGGGCGCTCGCGGCCGAGCACGGCGTCGTGAGCGACCTCCTCGACACGGGGCTCGCGGAGCTCGGGGCGCTGATCGAGGCGGCGAGCGTGCGCGCCCCGGGCGTCGTCGTCGCCGACCTCAAGATCGCGCGCGGCCTGGACTACTACACGGGCTCGGTGTACGAGACCGTGCTCGTCGGGCACGAGCAGCTCGGGTCGATCTGCTCCGGCGGGCGCTACGACACGCTCGCGTCGGACGGCGCGAACACCTACCCCGGCGTGGGTCTCTCGATCGGCGTGTCCCGACTCGTCTCGCGCCTGCTCTCCGCCGGCCTGGTGCGGGCGACGCGCGCCGTGCCGAGCGCCGTCGTGGTCGCGGTGACGAGCGAGGAGACGCGCGGCGCGTCCGACGCGGTCGCCACGGCCCTGCGGTCGCGCGGCGTCCCGGTCGAGGTCGCGCCCGCCGCCGCCAAGTTCGGCAAGCAGATCCGCTACGCCGACCGGCGCGGCATCCCGTTCGTCTGGTTCCCGGGGCGCGTCGAGGAGGACGGGACGCGCTCGCCCGACCAGGTCAAGGACATCCGCTCGGGCGAGCAGGTCGACGCCGACGCCGCGACCTGGGCGCCGCCCGCCGAGGACCTGCGGCCCCGGGTGGTCCCGGCGACGGACTGA
- a CDS encoding M23 family metallopeptidase yields the protein MAGAVELSLPFTGTWLVQNSPARRVPSHGTHLFATTYAIDFVAVRGRRTAAVRDWRTALGTEPPGRFHAYGLPVLAPAPGTVVAVHDGEPDHEARRSPLALVGYALTQASRARAGGAALAGNHVVLALDAPRVFVVLAHLRSGSVAVRPGQRVATGDEVGRCGSSGNSTQPHVHVQVMDGPDPLVARGVPLVFRTFRERRRGGTTVEVARGVPAERAVVEPA from the coding sequence ATGGCGGGCGCCGTCGAGCTGTCCCTGCCGTTCACGGGGACGTGGCTCGTGCAGAACAGCCCCGCACGTCGCGTCCCCAGCCACGGCACCCACCTGTTCGCCACCACGTACGCGATCGACTTCGTCGCGGTCCGCGGACGCCGCACCGCGGCCGTGCGCGACTGGCGCACGGCGCTCGGCACCGAGCCGCCCGGACGGTTCCACGCGTACGGGCTCCCGGTCCTCGCACCGGCGCCCGGGACCGTGGTCGCCGTGCACGACGGCGAGCCCGACCACGAGGCCCGGCGCTCGCCCCTCGCGCTCGTCGGGTACGCGCTCACGCAGGCGTCGCGGGCGCGCGCCGGGGGTGCGGCGCTCGCGGGCAACCACGTGGTGCTCGCGCTCGACGCCCCGCGCGTCTTCGTGGTCCTCGCCCACCTGCGCTCGGGCTCGGTCGCGGTGCGCCCGGGTCAGCGGGTCGCGACCGGCGACGAGGTCGGCCGGTGCGGGAGCTCGGGGAACTCGACGCAACCGCACGTGCACGTCCAGGTCATGGACGGACCTGACCCGCTCGTCGCGCGCGGCGTGCCGCTGGTGTTCCGCACCTTTCGGGAGCGGCGGCGCGGCGGCACCACCGTCGAGGTCGCGCGCGGTGTCCCCGCGGAGCGCGCGGTGGTCGAGCCCGCCTGA